The genomic segment tatatctggaacggtGTATTTCCTATGAGGgatgaatggctagtgtcagagggttgatatctgttaccccgccctctatgacgccataacactatagggcccaaggcaggatggactataagggctaatggtcaactgtggacaatggtcactcatataacttatactaggccatacaaataaatgatctccactctgttacttcgATTCCAGTGTCAgaatagtgtcagcatgtctcttggggccccttttgcagaagtgttgctcaattacTGGAATTACCAGAATGGCTATGTTTAGCTAACTGATGTTTACGAGGCTATGGACCGTTGGAACCAGGaataatatgttgcaatatattctGAACAACATGCAAGGCTAAGCAAATCATCTAGACATATAgcgtacaaggaggagtcagactatgtatggtatctGTATACCCACATTTTTATCACCCCATCTATGACATcgaaatgggtatataaacttatgttatgttGGAGTATCTTTGGCAAGCATTCGTGTTCCACCTAGGTGACACACCGACTGTTTTCCCAGGCAAAATCTATTATCTTGTATTGGACTCAATAatctacctcattgtatttgtaCTTGCCTTATCTCttggttttgctttacgtacgaggtcatagaggtaagTATATAACAAcaagctgttgtaagctcatttaaaaatctcagctgtcaatcaaatattgtctgcccctcctctgtgccctgggcatagaggcagggcagacaattactttcactttccattcagcatttcctagatgtcactgctctccccacattcccccggttctcttaaccatttaattgtgtaaccaggggatggacatcaggtcccccattcaggtgcacaaacaatattcttAGATGATGCACGGCTTGTCTTaattacagtgtccacaaaatggctcctgcctgcttgttataattatgaattcccagactgaaggaaacaagattcaaataatttatacagtgtaattaaagttcattttgcttgactaatgtgataaaataggattctgaataatttttttgggtgataggcccCTTTAAGCTGAATATAATGAAGCTGTGGTgatctctgatatatatatatatatatatatatatatatatatatatatatatatatatatatatatatatatatatatatatatatatatatatatatatatatataaaagaataaaggatccgcactctccttGTCATTTCAAAGTgtaacaacttttatttcttaCATCACAATCCGaggtttcggtccctcctggggacctttctcaaggatattgtGCACATACAGTGTAACCAGTTAAATACCCTCCCCCACCTGTGAATTTGGCGCCCTCATGACGTCATAAGTCCATGTATAGTCCTGTGAAAAAAcgttttcttctttttgttaaGAATCCTGTGTGTCCATGTTTTCTtacaccactaggtgtcagtgtTGTGCTCATAAGTGTCCATATAGCCACATCTCATGTTATCTCTTAAAGAGGAAACTTTGTTGCAAGGTGTAATAAAAgaagcaaaaaatatatacaaaaaatagaaacatattaCTTACAGGTTTGAGACATTTTCACATCTTATTTTGGCACATTCCTGTGTGGTTAAGAGACACAATTAATTTTACCATCATAATCAGTTGAATTTCAAGTTAGGAAACAATTAAGTTGTGCGGATTCTTTATACCTTGATCATGCACTAAcgtcagaggtgcgggcactcaaggaaaagtttatatatatatatatatatatatatatatatatatatatatatatataaatatagatatatatatatatatatatatatatatatatatatatatatatacacacacacacacacacacacaacattaaaggggtggttcacctttaagttaacttttagtatgtatagaatggctaattctaagctaccGTTAAATTCGTCTtcattgtacatattttttatagttttttttaaaggagacatattgtgtaaaaaaataagaatgtaccagtgcattatactcatttagctatagaagaattgtgcttaaaaaaagtagtgtttcaggctgatttattgaatatttctgcaaaaaccctaatgatccctcccttctcttccacttcctgctccctgaattcccaggctgtgcagaggagccggtggctctcagctcactggactgtaggacaggaaccaatcagcagctagcaggacctgatagggaactgaagcctgtctgtgcttgtgtgactgcagggctgtgattggctgtccccctcctactgtgcttctggcaaggactgttaggacactcccacccctcatttgaaacacagacaggggccagagaacatctatagggagctccaataaaggggctatttttaaagataatattaatgtttagcaccatgtaaaagcaacaccatatattacttataattgcctacaaatttaaggttttttcatttatcctatatgtctcctttaattatttgacttctacttctgactccagttttcaaatgggggtcactgaaaaatctaaaaaaaacaaatgccctgtaaggctacacagttatcggtattgctattttgtattactcatctttctattcagtccctctcctattcttattcagatcaatacatggttgctagggtaatttggatcttagcaaccaaatgctgaaattgcaaactggggagctgctgaataaaaagctaaaatgactcaaaaaccataaataataaaaaaatgaaaaccaattgcaaattgtctcagaatatcactcactaaatcatactaaaagttaactcggcgatgaacaacccctttaagctcatAGATCACCGCAGCTTTAttatattcagcttgaaaaaggaactacaATGTTCTGATTATTctagttagccaataaagatatCGCCTTTATACTGTTTGCCCTGTGattggctaacacggtacaacagcTGTACCTAAATATTTAGCTATATACATCCGAAATGCAACTGCCAGAAGCCCATTGATAGCCAAAGCCTGTGTGGAAAGTTATAGTTTAAAGCATCAGGTACACAGGTTGCTCACATCTGCGCTACCTCAGTCTATTGAATTCTGGGGTATCCAGCGTGCAGTCCTCTTGATATGGAATAATTCAAGGCTTCCCTTGTTATGCTAATGCCACATGTGACTGTTTTAGTGGAAATATGCATGGACCTGGCCTGATACTGCCTGAAATTATCTGAAAATCAGTCCCATGTGGCCTTAGGCTATGAGCACACTGAGCTGTAGGCTCCTCTGTTCTCTGCCTGAGTATTTTTGCaatctaagggctattccacacggggagatagcgacgcgtttgcggtcgcgccgacaaagcgccgcgacagtcgccacgaccggcgcaggcgacagttttgtatgggcgcctatgtaaaaacgcctgtgctaaccacacgaggcgatgcgcttttcaacagtcgcctgaaaatgcctcgccaggctttttcaggcgactgttgaaaagagcatcgcctcgtgtggttagcacaggcgtttttacataggcgcccatacaaaactgtcgcctgcgccggtcgcggcgactgtcgcggcgctttgtcgccgcgaccgcaaacgcgtcgctatctccccgtgtggactagccctaagaggAGCGGATCGACTTCATGCCTCATCTCAACTGTTAAATTATATCTGTGTATGCTCATACACTGTGGAGTGGAAGCAGAGGTCAGCTAACTTTGCTACGTGTGAGTGGATGCAGGCGGAAATGGCTCAAATAAATGGAGCAGTGGTTCTTCCAACCTGTATTTGAGGGCCCATATGAGAGAGAACCCTTGTGTAATATAAGCTGACTGTCACACTGCTCATCTGAGGTTTTCTCCATATGCTGTTGCACCCATTTTTGCCTATCTTTTGTGTCAAGATCTGTAGAAAAGAATTTGGCTTCACAAATGTAAATGCTGTTCTAGGTGGGTAAGCTGTGCACTGACTATTATATTAACTCTTTGGGGGGGTAGTAGTAAATTGAAGTTAATGGGTCAGTTTGGCAGATGAGCGgtgcagaaaatggaaaaaaaagtttgcattacTAAAAGGAGTTTTTCTGACTGAACCAAAATGCTTTGAATGATTTTTCCCAAAGTTAACTTCATGTCAGTCTACAATTTGTCCACTGGGAGGCGTATTTAATATTCTGTGTAGAAATGGTACTTTTTTATTGTTGGCACTATcagtctagaacagtgatcccaaaccagtggctcataagcaacatgttgctcaccaactccttggatgttgctcccagtcctggcttggaggcaagttttggccaATGGTGATCCTCTCCTGGGTTGTCTTCAAAGGGCCCCTCTGTGATCTGATTGCTGGCCTAGTGGCCAAATCATTAGCCCTTTTTGGCCAACCACTTGTGACTGTTTACTAGTTATAAACTGACCTCCAAAATTGGTAAAAGAACCCCAGAGGCAATTTTAGAGCTGTAAAAAACAAGTGATATGATAGTTGCATTGGAGATAAATAGAGTGTTAATGTAGATATGtaaataaaggatgataataataatatacaatgaCTCTAGGGATGCAAGTGGAGTTACTGGGTGCAGTTGGAAGCCATCTCAACTGTGTATTTTTCTGCAGGCATCTGGAAATAAAGTGAGCCGCCAGTCTGTTCTGTGTGGAAGCCAGAACATTGTACTAAATGGGAAGGTAGGTAATAGGGCTCTTTCGTTCCTGATAAAGCTCTTGAGGTGAAATCACTGCTGTGGGAGAATGAGACATTTTGGGACATTAATGTAAGGTTTGTGGCAAATAGGCTATTCTGATCACTTGTAACAGGGACTCatttagggttaggccacactgggcgttttggggagatttggtcgcctggcgactaatcgcctcgtctttgcgcgaccaatctccccaaacgccttcccatactctgcgccggctaaaatgaaaaaaaacgcaGGCACTAATCATACGCAGCAattaattttctgaagtcgcccgaagtttctctTGGGGCGATttgggaaaacgaatcgccgcatgtgattagcgccggcgtctATTTCATTTTAGCCGGAATGGTCCGTGGGTAGCCTGTTATCCTGCAAAAAGATAGTAGGGAAAGACagtgtagagcaggggtgcccaaattataaatcgggatctaccagtagatttttaactggtgatcagtagatctcaagacactgtcaactaacagcttgtctaaatcaccctcctgtttcattcttttcattcagatatttattatcttaatgttacataagaaatagttgttaaatatagcaatataaattctctcataaaacaaatatgtaggcgatattttccatggagcagaatgctaacaatgcttttatggatgtagatcataatggggcaaCATCACTAAACGTAGACCCCAcattaataaagtatgggcactcctggggcAGAGATAATCAGAGTCTGGTAGAAATGCTTTGGgattgtgtaccagcccaaggaaaccacatccctttagcataGATCTTATGTGCATAtgaagatgccccattagctccccatcttcttcacaGCTCATGCTCTGGGCTGTtttcacttacctgagcttagggaccgacagtataatgtaaatatagaatataaaagtcaccaTACAGGGTTGATTAGTAATAAATTCACTCTCGTTACATGGCAGCTAAGAATCCATTTAAGTTTGCTGAAGAatttcataatcagccctgtagcctcAGCCTATTGGACAGACAAACCTTATTTACAGCTTGATGATTTGTAACACCccgtaagcttagcttctcagaaGCTGCCCAGAACAAACTAAGCCTGTGCAGTGTCATtaacactcctaacaaaatgcaagatggtgacccccctgtgcaCAAATTTGAAGAACTAAATCATTACTGTAATAGACATTCTGGaactttaggctgttgcaataagtttccaatataaaatacagtttttctacccatatttgttattacggtttcattctcctttaaagaaacactattatttaaaaataaagttagtgTCTGAAGACAATGTTTAGTAAAGTAGAGTAGCCGAGTATATTGATTTACATAAAGGGTCACTTTTCCTTCTTCTCTTGCAGACGATTGTTATGAACGACTGTATTATACGAGGTGATCTGGCAAATGTTCGAGTGGGGCGTCATTGTGTCATCAAAAGCCGCAGTGTGATCAGACCTCCCTTTAAGAAATTTAGCAAAGGGTGAGTTGTCTGTAATCTGAATTATAAAGGATCACAGTAGGAACCGCTACATCTGTTTTTCAAAGCAGAAAGGTATGTGAAATCATGGGGAGTGCTGATCTGTTAGGGCTAGGAGGTAGGTGATTATAGTCACTTTGAGGCGATAAACTGGCACTCcccactgattttacattgcctTCTCCTTTCATATAGCTAGTAATGGGATCACACTTTGTTTATTTCATAAGAAAAGCCAGGCAAGTTTAGTTTCAAaatactgtggaatatgttggcgctatacacAGTAAAGGTTAATTACAgaaggggattctgtcatgtcatttaaggtattttttttctaaataacacCATTTTCATTGCAAATAAAACTAAACTCTCCCGTTTAAAAATtttttcctgaaccagcaagtttatttctttttagttgtaaaattggtatgtaggcagtagggttgccaccttttcaaaaattcaatttaccggccagtgatggGGCGGGTTGTGACACAAAAAGGGATGggtgtgatgcaaaaaggggcggatcCATGGGGGGTGTTGTTCCgcaaaaggggcgtggccacgCAGTGCCAAGAAgatgaagaaaaggtaagttccaccgGAGGGcaaagggcttttgttaagggtattacaaattactggcaactacattgccggccACGGCCttagcaggtgttttaccggctaggccggtaatttgaattatttccaatggagatgcatttttgggagatttgtcacctgcagtcgtgcatttttatcacagacgacaaatctcccgaTCGGCCACTGCCCTAATATAATAGTGCATTTGTTCTTGGACACCTGCTGCCCTAGTATTCAAGTTACATTGTGTAAATCCTGGTGCTGTCGCAGATTGTcataattgctgaaattgcagccAGCTCTTCAATGAGTATTTATGTAACAAATAAGTACATGTTGCAAGGCCCAGGTTGAAGCTAAAATGTTGTAATTTTCCTCTATGTTCTCGTACAATCagacaaaaaatctttttgtagcTGGGTCAGTAAGTGGGCTGGAAATGAAAATCCTTTGTCCATAATAATGGACAATAATTATACTGGGGAGCCAAACTGGGTTGGATTGTACACGTGCTGAGAAGTCATGCTGTACAGCAGATTCATGTGATATTAATACACATGACGGCATACAGGGGTTCTGCAAACCAGTCGCAATGTTTTAAAGGGACACAATCGTCAAATTGTTATCTGTGTATTTGTGCCCCAGACCCGTTGGAAGTGTCTTATTTCTTGTCatgggttttaaaggggttgttcacctttaaactaacttctAGTATGAAGTAGatgtgagtgatattctgagataatttgtaattggttttcattttatattatttgtggtttttgagttatttagctttttattcagcatctctccagtttgcaattctgcTTGCTAGCGTcccaattatcctagcaaccatgcattgatttgaataagagactggaagatgaacaggagaggacctgaatagaaagatgagtaataaaaacaatacattttagccttacagagcatttgttttgttttttttaataggttttattttgttttaatgcattttaaacaaCAGGTGAGAAAAACAAGGAAAGGAAAGGTGGTGTACATTGAACCGTCATGTCATATAGCATAAATATAGCATACATTGTAACATGAAACAGGGTGCCGATGATTAATAGGAAGGTGCTGATGATTAATGGCACTGATTGGTGATTGGTGGCCTCAATTGCATGGCTATCTAACCAGGGGGACCATATCTTCTCGTATTTCAAGGGGAGTTTATTAATCAATTTGACCCATTGAGCAATTGCGGGTGTCGTGCCTCCCCTTTTTAGCATAGAATAGAAGGACCCTGGCAAGAGATCTAGTTTTGTTTAGCGGGAGGCGGCTTTCTACCAGccccagagcatttgttttttagacggagtcagtgacccccatttgaaagatgggaaagagtcagaagaagaaggcaaataattaaaaaacttgaaaaaataaataatgaagaccaactgaaaagtttcttagaattggtcattctataacatactaaaagttaatttaaagttaagCCACCCATTTAAAGCAATGCTGCTTGATAAACCCAACTCTCTCATTAAGGgtcctatttatcaaaatgtcagtttagagcttaataaataaaaactcaccatttttagaaccgtatttagCAAATGGTGAGTtataactttcacccactgataagtactattctaaaaatcccataggaatgactagaacGTGGgtcaagtttttatttattaagctctaaactcacattttgataaattggacCCTTATTGTATGAGGATTCTCCAATGGAAACCCTACCTGCTCTGTGTTataactttcacctattgataaatacaattctaaatcagaagaaaaaaaagcaaatatttcaaaagctataaaaaagaaataatgaagaccaattgaaaagttgctgagaattagccattctataacatactaaaagttaacgtgaaggtgaaccacccctttaaccatgaGGTCAGAACTTCGCCATAGGCAGCATTAGGGTTGCAAATAGCCAATCATTGATGGAGCACATATTTGTGGCTGCAATTTAAGGTTTTTTGCTAactgagcacagtgacattttATTTCCAGCTGACAATGAAACAATCGCCACCTCTTATTGGCTTTTATAGGAACCACCTGACACCACTAGTACAgactaattcacatttttttaggcCGAGAACCACTGTGGGGtttccattgaagtcaatgggagtttgaAGGGATGGTTTCAGATgcttcttcattgtttattttagcaaATGTCCAATTACACGGGGGTAGTGATTTCCAGTCATTGCTCATCACCCCCTTTCTCTTTGTTTATTGCAGTGTGGCGTTTTTCCCTTTACACATCGGTGACCACGTCTTCATCGAAGAGGACTGCGTGGTTAACGCAGCGCAGATTGGCTCATATGTCCACATAGGAAAGAACTGTGTGATTGTGagtattgtgcaaaaaaaaaaaaagctgcattgcaattagggatgcactgaatccactattttggattcggccgaacccctgaatcctttgtgaaagattcggccgaatagcgaacggaatccgaaccctaatttgcatatgcaaattaggggtgggaaggggaattttttttgttttgtgacaaaaagtcacgcgatttccctccccaccctaatttgcatatgcaaattaggattcggccgaatcctgctggaaaaggctgaatcccgaatcctggattcggtgcatccctaattgcaatTGATATATGTTGGGTTGTTAgcatcttccccccccccatgcaataaatccagtgatccccaaccagtggctcgtgagtaacatgttgctcactgaccccttggatgttgctctcagtggcctaaaagctttttttttaattcttggcttgaaggcaagttttggttgtataaaaaacagttgtactgtcaagtagagccttttgtaggctgtcagtccacacaggggctaccaaatagccaatcacagcccttatttggcacctccaggaacttatgtcatgcttgcgttgctccccaactgtttttatagttgattgtggctcacgggtaaaaaaggttgggaacccctgcaataatcatttgttaaaaaaacatacacattgAGTAGTAAATATACCGTttggtccataaatctttggacagaaacttttttctaattttggttctcaAATCCAGCTAGATGCAATCAAATTGAATTGGAAAgctttttataatacagatggacaatgacccaaaacatgcagtcaaagcaacccaggagtttattaaagcaaagaagtggaatattcttgaatggccaagtcagtcacctgatctgaacccaattgagcagcatttcacttTTTGTAGACTAAACTTCTGACAGAAagaccacaaacaaacagcaactgaaagccgctgcagtaaaggcctggcagagcattaaaaaggaggaaagccagaatctggtgatgtccttGAGTTCAAGACTTCCTTGGCCATCTTATCAACACTGCCATCGCATTTGTTCCAAACGATTTCTTATTGCAGGGCCGTAGATGTGTCTTAAAAGATTGCTGTAAGATTCTGGACAATACTGTGTTACCTCCAGAAACCGTGGTTCCTCCCTTCACGGTGTTTGCTGGATGTCCGGGTAAGTTGGCATACAATAAATCGCTGATATTTGGCAGAAGGGGTGgttataacacaataaaaaagcTAGGGGGTGTGATGGGCTCATCTCAGATACAAAgtttgtctgatttttttctccGTTTTATTAGGTCTGTTTTCTGGAGAACTCCCAGAATGCACTCAAGACCTCATGATTGACGTGACCAAGAATTACTACCAGAAGTTCCTCCCCCTGACACAGATTTAGTCTCTTATTACAgcttgagctttttttttttttttttaaatttgttaatgTATATATGTTATGTGCATCCAATTGATTAACAATGTATGAAATTGTCTCCCTCTAGCTATGTAACACTATGTATTTATTAATGCCCTGCCTCTCACCTATTTGTGACTCTGTTATGAACTCTATTGAACCTGAAGAGCTCCAGCTCAGGCATATGCTATGCTGCTCCCAGCTGGGACTGCCTTAGGAAACCCATAGCAATGCTCATCTGCCTCCGAGTATtgccagtgctgcacttttcattAAAACAGATAATTGCATTGGCTATACAACTGCCACTCATTCTCTTGTTTTTTATAC from the Xenopus laevis strain J_2021 chromosome 9_10L, Xenopus_laevis_v10.1, whole genome shotgun sequence genome contains:
- the dctn5.L gene encoding dynactin subunit 5, producing MELNELLYNKSEYIETASGNKVSRQSVLCGSQNIVLNGKTIVMNDCIIRGDLANVRVGRHCVIKSRSVIRPPFKKFSKGVAFFPLHIGDHVFIEEDCVVNAAQIGSYVHIGKNCVIGRRCVLKDCCKILDNTVLPPETVVPPFTVFAGCPGLFSGELPECTQDLMIDVTKNYYQKFLPLTQI